One window of the Drosophila gunungcola strain Sukarami chromosome 3L unlocalized genomic scaffold, Dgunungcola_SK_2 000009F, whole genome shotgun sequence genome contains the following:
- the LOC128259789 gene encoding delta-1-pyrroline-5-carboxylate dehydrogenase, mitochondrial, with protein MLRMLRSSSSRCSSLQQTVLKSYTRSLGSVIPDLNLKDFPVVNEPILGYRKDSKERKALEQALKSTASSCEDIPIVIGGKEYKTSEVRYQVMPHDHQHKLASFYYADKKLIEKAIKTAVSTQPKWDRVPIADRLKIWEKAADLMATTYRQELNAATMLGQSKTAIQAEIDSAAELIDFIRMNAYFLKEVAKYQPISENIKVTKNSLRYRGIDGFIAAVSPFNFTAIGGNLSYTPALMGNGVLWKPSDTAMLSNWLIFKIMREAGVPDGVVNFVPADGPVFGDTITASPHLAGINFTGSVPTFNRLWKQVGNNIDKYVNFPRLTGECGGKNFHFVHASADVESVVTSTIRSAFEYCGQKCSACSRMYVPESLWPQIKEGLLCEASKLKIGDVQDFSSFSSAVIDDKAFKRITGYIEHAKKSSNLEILAGGTYSDSKGYYVNPTIVLSKDPKDRIMTEEIFGPVLSIYVYKESDLLETMKLVHTSTKFALTGAVFGQDEEFVKCALQEFKMAAGNFYINDKSTGSVVGQQPFGGGRMSGTNDKAGGPHYILRWTSPQSIKETFVPLRDVNYPYMCE; from the exons ATGTTGCGAATGCTGCGAAGTTCTTCATCCAGATGCTCCAGTCTGCAGCAGACGGTGCTTAAAAG TTACACTCGAAGTCTTGGCTCAGTCATACCGGACCTTAACCTCAAGGATTTTCCGGTTGTAAATGAACCGATTCTGGGGTATCGCAAGGACTCCAAGGAGCGCAAAGCCCTTGAGCAGGCCCTTAAAAGCACGGCCTCCAGCTGCGAGGACATTCCGATCGTGATCGGCGGCAAGGAGTACAAAACGTCGGAGGTGCGGTACCAGGTCATGCCCCATGATCACCAACATAAGCTGGCCAGCTTCTACTATGCCGATAAGAAGCTCATTGAGAAGGCCATCAAAACAGCCGTGAGCACGCAGCCCAAGTGGGACCGCGTGCCGATTGCGGACCGCTTGAAGATCTGGGAGAAGGCGGCTGATCTAATGGCGACGACCTACCGCCAGGAACTGAATGCGGCCACCATGTTGGGTCAGTCCAAAACGGCTATCCAAGCGGAAATCGATTCGGCAGCGGAGCTAATTGACTTTATACG GATGAATGCGTATTTCCTAAAGGAGGTCGCTAAATATCAGCCCATCAGCGAGAACATCAAAGTCACAAAGAACTCTTTGCGTTATCGTGGCATTGATGGCTTCATCGCCGCTGTCAGCCCCTTTAACTTTACGGCCATTGGCGGCAACTTGTCCTACACGCCAGCTCTGATG GGAAATGGTGTGCTGTGGAAGCCCTCGGACACTGCAATGCTCTCCAACTGgcttattttcaaaattatgcGCGAAGCGGGAGTGCCTGATGGTGTCGTTAATTTTGTGCCTGCCGATGGGCCCGTGTTTGGGGACACGATTACCGCCAGTCCCCACCTAGCCGGCATCAATTTCACCGGCTCTGTACC AACCTTCAATCGCCTGTGGAAGCAGGTGGGTAACAACATTGACAAGTACGTAAACTTTCCCCGGTTGACTGGTGAGTGTGGCGGCAAGAACTTCCACTTTGTGCATGCATCAGCCGATGTTGAGTCCGTGGTGACATCCACGATTCGTTCGGCATTCGAGTATTGCGGTCAGAAATGTTCCGCCTGCTCGCGCATGTATGTACCGGAGTCTCTGTGGCCACAA ATCAAGGAAGGCCTGCTGTGCGAGGCGTCGAAGCTGAAGATCGGGGACGTGCAAGACTTCAGCAGCTTCTCGTCGGCTGTGATTGATGACAAAGCATTTAAACGCATTACTGGCTACATTGAGCATGCCAAGAAGTCCTCTAACCTGGAGATTCTCGCCGGCGGCACGTACTCGGACAGCAAAGGGTACTACGTCAATCCGACCATTGTTCTCAGCAAGGACCCGAAGGACCGCATCATGACAGAAGAGATTTTCGGTCCCGTGCTATCGATCTATGTCTACAAGGAGTCCGACCTGCTTGAGACCATGAAGCTGGTGCACACCTCAACAAAGTTTGCTTTAACCGGAGCAGTATTCGGCCAGGACGA gGAATTCGTCAAGTGCGCCCTGCAGGAGTTTAAAATGGCCGCTGGAAACTTCTATATCAATGATAAGTCTACTGGATCTGTGGTGGGTCAACAGCCATTCGGCGGCGGTCGAATGTCTGGCACCAATGACAAGGCTGGCGGACCACATTACATTCTGCGCTGGACTTCTCCGCAATCCATCAAGGAGACATTCGTGCCACTGCGGGACGTCAACTATCCGTACATGTGCGAGTAG
- the LOC128259796 gene encoding shematrin-like protein 2, translating into MSAQKTSRGLWLGMFLVAVLLQLSECQYYGYPFYGGASAGAGSAYGNTYGSGMYGYPYSYGGYPYYSYPSYNPYSMFGGGGGYGQYGYPYGGYPYGGNGMNVAYASSSGGFATASAGGNGYYG; encoded by the exons ATGTCAGCGCAAAAGACTAGCAGAGGCCTCTGGTTGGGAATGTTCCTGGTCGCGGTGCTATTGCAGCTCTCCGAGTGCCAGTACTACGGGTATCCCTTCTACGGAGGGGCAAGTGCGGGGGCGGGATCGGCGTACGGCAACACTTACGGCAGCGGCATGTACGGATACCCCTACAGCTACGGGGGATATCCCTACTACTCGTACCCCAGCTACAACCCGTATTCGATGTTTGGCGGAGGCGGTGGATACGGCCAATACGGATACCCCTACGGAGGATATCCTTACGGCGGTAACGGCATGA ACGTGGCCTACGCCAGCAGCAGTGGGGGATTCGCAACAGCCAGTGCGGGCGGAAACGGATACTACGGCTGA
- the LOC128259797 gene encoding small integral membrane protein 8: protein MSEGKQQNPGDGIRSMRSTGVFRLINFELYTKPNKIIMGLGLTAFAGVFGYIAYMRYKYESLGYYVAVQENGQEKFVKKKSNWEQ, encoded by the exons ATGAGCGAGGGAAAGCAACAGAATCCGGGCGATGGCATCCGATCCATGCGAAGCACCGGGGTCTTCCGGCTGATCAATTTTGAGCTGTACACGAAACCG AACAAAATCATCATGGGCCTGGGACTGACCGCCTTTGCCGGGGTATTCGGCTACATTGCCTACATGCGCTACAAGTACGAAAGTCTGGGCTACTATGTGGCCGTCCAGGAGAACGGGCAGGAGAAATTCGTCAAGAAGAAGTCGAATTGGGAGCAGTAA
- the LOC128259783 gene encoding LOW QUALITY PROTEIN: nucleolar protein dao-5 (The sequence of the model RefSeq protein was modified relative to this genomic sequence to represent the inferred CDS: deleted 1 base in 1 codon) has translation MTDLLKITDAIVLEYLQSKDKNLAKVYQQKTKAASVAKSTPKLTEIVQFYQTKSTTKIPAIKATAANSSDESDSDSDAEEAPKKPAAAAPLTNGKSAKPQASSSEDSSSEEEKKPAAKATPAKAAPAAKKADSSSEDSSSEDEAPKKVAPAKAAPAKKAASSSEDSDSDDDKKPAAKAPAKAAPAAKKAASSSEDSSSEDEAPKKAAPAKATPAKKAASSSEDSSSEEEKKPAAKATPAKATPAKKAASSSEDSDSDDEPAAKKPAVQAAAKVAAKPAASSSEDSDSDDDKKPAAKAPAKATPAKKAASSSEDSSSEDEAPKKAAAPVKSTPAKAAPAKKAASSSEESSSEDEAPKKAAATPKPTPAKKAGSSSDDSDSDEAPKKPAAKPAAKAAPAKKADSEDSSDDSDSSEDEKPAKAAAPKAPAKAAASSSEDSSDDEAPAVKPTVKKTATPAKAQESSSSDDSGEESGEVKPKALANGGAKPAQKRKFSGGDQDDATPNKKYNNFVKSGDQQDGGFKKHNNGRGGRGGSGFAGRPDRSNWETNKNNGEDGGEGGGFKKIGDRRSFGGFDNNQRGGRGGRGGGGGGRGGGGGGFGGRGGGGRGGGGGFGGRGGGGRGGGGGFGGRGGGGRGGGGRGGGFGNKSFDSSAPKPNKKITFDN, from the exons ATGACGGACCTGCTGAAGATCACTGATGCAATCGTTCTGGAGTACCTGCAGTCCAAGGACAAGAACCTGGCCAAGGTTTACCAGCAGAAGACGAAGGCG GCCAGCGTAGCTAAGAGCACGCCAAAGCTGACAGAGATTGTGCAGTTCTACCAGACCAAGAGCACCACCAAGATCCCGGCCATCAAAGCGACGGCGGCTAACAGCAGCGATGAGAGCGACTCCGACTCCGATGCGGAAGAGGCCCCCAAGaagccagcagcagcggctCCACTGACCAACGGCAAATCCGCCAAACCGCAGGCCTCTAGCAGTGAGGACAGCAGCTCCGAGGAAGAGAAGAAGCCAGCGGCAAAGGCCACTCCGGCCAAGGCAGCCCCAGCCGCCAAAAAGGCAGATTCGTCCAGCGAAGACAGTTCGTCGGAAGACGAGGCACCCAAAAAGGTAGCGCCAGCAAAGGCGGCTCCCGCCAAGAAggcagcctccagcagcgagGACAGCGATTCCGATGATGATAAGAAGCCAGCAGCAAAGGCTCCGGCCAAGGCAGCCCCAGCCGCCAAAAAGGCTGCTTCCTCCAGCGAAGACAGTTCTTCGGAAGACGAGGCACCCAAGAAGGCAGCGCCAGCAAAGGCGACTCCCGCCAAGAAGGCAGCCTCGAGCAGCGAGGACAGCAGTTCCGAGGAGGAAAAGAAACCAGCGGCAAAGGCCACTCCGGCCAAGGCTACTCCGGCTAAAAAGGCTGCATCCTCCAGTGAGGACAGCGACTCCGACGACGAGCCAGCCGCTAAGAAACCTGCGGTCCAGGCTGCCGCTAAAGTTGCCGCTAAGCCTGCCGCTTCCAGCAGCGAGGACAGCGATTCCGATGATGATAAGAAGCCGGCAGCAAAGGCTCCGGCCAAGGCGACACCAGCCAAGAAGGCTGCTTCCTCCAGTGAAGACAGCTCCTCGGAAGACGAGGCACCCAAGAAGGCGGCTGCACCAGTCAAGTCCACGCCGGCCAAGGCTGCTCCCGCCAAGAAGGCTGCAAGCTCCAGTGAGGAAAGTTCGTCGGAAGACGAGGCACCCAAAAAGGCTGCTGCCACGCCAAAGCCCACACCAGCGAAGAAGGCCGGA TCATCCAGTGACGACAGCGACTCGGATGAGGCTCCTAAGAAGCCGGCAGCCAAGCCTGCTGCAAAGGCTGCTCCTGCCAAGAAAGCAGACTCCGAGGACTCTTCTGACGATAGCGACAGCTCTGAGGACGAAAAGCCTGCCAAGGCAGCTGCTCCCAAGGCACCGGCCAAGGCCGCCGCCTCGAGCAGCGAGGACTCTAGCGACGATGAGGCGCCTGCGGTGAAGCCAACTGTCAAGAAGACCGCTACCCCCGCCAAGGCGCAggaaagcagcagcagcgacgaCTCTGGCGAGGAATCCGGCGAGGTGAAGCCCAAGGCGTTGGCCAATGGCGGAGCAAAGCCCGCGCAGAAGCGCAAGTTCAGTGGTGGTGACCAGGACGACGCTACTCCCAACAAGAAGTACAACAACTTTGTCAAATCGGGAGATCAGCAG GACGGCGGCTTCAAGAAGCACAACAACGGTCGTGGCGGCCGGGGCGGATCCGGGTTCGCCGGACGTCCGGATCGCAGCAACTGGGAGACCAACAAGAATAACGGCGAGGATGGCGGCGAGGGAGGCGGCTTCAAGAAGATTGGCGATCGCAGGAGCTTCGGAGGCTTCGACAACAACCAGCGCGGTGGACGCGGAGGacgaggcggcggcggcggcggacgtggaggaggaggaggcggctTCGGCGGACGCGGAGGTGGTGGCCGTGGAGGCGGTGGTGGCTTCGGCGGACGTGGTGGAGGCGGCCgtggaggcggcggcggctttGGCGGACGGGGAGGCGGTGGCCGTGGGGGCGGTGGACGTGGCGGTGGATTTGGTAACAAGTCCTTCGACTCGTCGGCGcccaagccaaacaaaaagatCACGTTCGACAATTAG
- the LOC128259790 gene encoding LOW QUALITY PROTEIN: uncharacterized protein LOC128259790 (The sequence of the model RefSeq protein was modified relative to this genomic sequence to represent the inferred CDS: deleted 2 bases in 2 codons), which produces MAAEAVCQILRLNDDCLDEIFDRLQDLPTEVSFARTCQRLRHISLAKWRTSRAYEQLDLDKWRELLPNYEDLVYFLTQMRPHIREMCVSSCLCALLKDLDEMHIAELPLVASFYYDPEDVDCYPSNRSIRKLAQLLPGLRKLRLTTPIDGRYLSHFQHLQELHLYEDQHKAYELQQEHLDEVCHKLHDLRVLDIRTYDMISKLQLGNCVQSLRKLSVLKLNLATLKPILPAILELPSLRQLVVLLDNEWHIPPMVSPDSYDHKIREVGEFYEIMERKATDIVGFAVDGYYMPLEPGWDEKLPIWPHRRLKRLAICSWTHAADYLERYTCMTDLQLLCLRNWSHLSDDILVRFVELCPRLEHLDVSYCRDLTPKFLPRALSVLKQREPYKQKPGFGRSPPLLLYYELSGFEDFVDKANLKSSPEYRGYIVFTADFPVGSERGLSFVDRGYQFEFDCPLNM; this is translated from the exons ATGGCTGCGGAGGCGGTTTGCCAAATCCTGCGACTAAACGACGACTGTCTGGACGAGATCTTCGACCGCCTGCAAGACCTGCCGACCGAAGTGTCCTTCGCGCGGACCTGCCAGCGACTGCGACATATCTCCCTGGCCAAGTGGCGCACCAGCCGTGCCTACGAGCAACTGGATCTGGACAAGTGGCGGGAACTGCTGCCCAACTACGAGGATCTGGTCTACTTCCTCACTCAGATGCGGCCGCACATCAGGGAGATGTGCGTGAGCAGCTGTCTGTGCGCCCTGCTGAAGGACCTGGACGAAATGCACATCGCGGAGTTGCCCCTGGTGGCAAGTTTCTACTACGATCCCGAGGACGTCGACTGTTACCCTTCGAACCGGAGCATTCGCAAGCTGGCCCAGCTGCTGCCGGGATTGCGCAAGTTGCGCCTCACCACGCCCATTGACGGGCGGTATCTGTCCCACTTCCAGCATCTGCAGGAGTTGCACCTTTACGAGGACCAGCACAAGGCCTACgagctgcagcaggagcaTTTGGACGAAGTGTGTCA CAAGCTGCACGACCTTCGGGTTCTGGACATTCGGACATACGACATGATCAGCAAGCTGCAGCTGGGAAACTGTGTGCAGAGCCTCAGGAAGCTCTCCGTTCTCAAGCTGAATCTGGCCACCTTAAAGCCCATATTGCCGGCAATTCTGGAGCTGCCTTCCCTCCGGCAACTGGTCGTGCTGCTGGACAACGAGTGGCAC ATACCACCGATGGTCAGCCCGGATAGCTACGACCACAAGATCCGCGAGGTCGGCGAGTTCTACGAGATCATGGAGCGCAAGGCCACGGACATCGTGGGCTTTGCCGTGGACGGCTACTATATGCCCCTGGAACCGGGCTGGGATGAGAAGCTGCCCATTTGGCCGCATCGCAGGCTTAAGCGCCTGGCCATTTGCAGCTGGACCCATGCGGCCGACTACCTGGAGCGCTACACCTGTATGACAGACCTTCAGCTGCTCTGCCTT CGCAACTGGAGCCATCTGAGCGACGACATTCTGGTCAGATTCGTCGAGCTCTGTCCAAGACTGGAACACCTGGACGTGTCCTACTGTCGCGATCTTACGCCGAAATTTCTGCCCCGCGCCCTCAGTGTCCTTAAGCAGCGAGAGCCGTATAAACAAAAGCCAGGATTTGGACGgtcgccgccgctgctgctctACTATGAGCTCAGTGGCTTTGAGGATTTTGTGGATAAAGCG AATCTCAAAAGTTCTCCGGAATATCGGGGATATATTGTGTTCACAGCTGACTTTCCCGTCGGTTCGGAGCGGGGTCTGAGCTTTGTGGACCGCGGCtatcaatttgaatttgacTGCCCtctaaatatgtaa
- the LOC128259793 gene encoding matrix-remodeling-associated protein 7 gives MQDMIPSLDVLFLGLPGHYSVALITLLLCVLIALYFANFFKDKTELEDEGLGADEPRDEEDSEPRTPQGEETDDDEAYEENSTESDVEFVEEQQHGRNYNHLMGQFKAKRLQHKMEKTLTPSQIEEERRIEREQLAAIFDLLRKQEAELNLQDRISDQDLKQQVRLYR, from the exons ATGCAGGATATGATCCCCTCGCTGGACGTCCTCTTCCTTGGACTACCAGGACACTATTCTGTAGCGCTAATCACTTTGCTCCTCTGTGTTTTAATTGCTCTCTATTTCGCCAACTTCTTCAAGGACAAAACA GAACTGGAGGATGAAGGACTGGGAGCTGACGAGCCACGCGATGAGGAGGATTCCGAGCCAAGGACACCTCAGGGGGAGGAAACCGACGACGATGAGGCTTACGAGGAGAACTCCACTGAAAGCGATGTTGAGTTCGTCGAGGAACAGCAGCACGGCCGAAACTACAACCACCTGATGGGCCAGTTCAAGGCCAAGAGGCTGCAGCACAAGATGGAAAAGACCTTGACTCCCAGCCAGATTGAGGAGGAGCGCCGAATAGAGCGAGAGCAGCTGGCGGCCATTTTCGACCTCCTGCGCAAACAGGAGGCGGAACTAAACCTCCAGGATCGCATCAGCGACCAGGATCTCAAGCAGCAGGTTCGGCTCTACCGCTGA
- the LOC128259784 gene encoding LOW QUALITY PROTEIN: eukaryotic translation initiation factor 2A (The sequence of the model RefSeq protein was modified relative to this genomic sequence to represent the inferred CDS: inserted 1 base in 1 codon): protein MAAAADLVVPTLAIRSSVAVELWSSAGSKQPYEHKPHLPREETKSSRSICFSSDGRYFAFSNGQEVKVLQASQDSAASWPVKCVLPRPKAFYLQFSPRGSYLCTWEHYAITKDRPEGSPNLLVYEVATGAEVFAIVQKNQTDWQPSWSADESIFALVVGGEALFYDLGEGTDKGFATTSRKIGGSRGGMLSLGPGNCPPFLAFYTPGAKGAPSMCKLYKYPALGQNQTVACKSFFQADRVEMLWNKRGSGLLLLTSTEVDKSGASYYGNQAVHFMATKGDTCSVPLSKEGPVHCVKWSPKATEFVVVYGFMPSKAALYNLKCDVVFDFGEGPRNCAYFNPFGNLIVLAGFGNLPGAVEVWDVSKRERLANLKCADTTVFEWHPNGEWFVTATTAPRLRISNGFKVYHYSGALLHETMWPQGQELLGIEWQQFADKTFSEPKITKAKHEGIKSSQPEASKKAYTPPHLRLLKEGKNPEKYLPQPSVPGLAPAAAAGGANGNKRNNKNKPRSARKDVIVVNGGDADCAAAEVAEPAAPAAVSVAGEEPRQQATPRQKHQQDNAADQHQNPQGEGQANGQNISEKDRKXRSVAKKLSDIKKLKVRRSQGETLELNQLNKIKMEARYLDELKALKLSA, encoded by the exons ATGGCTGCAGCTGCGGATCTGGTTGTTCCTACCCTTGCCA TTCGCTCTAGCGTGGCCGTGGAATTGTGGTCCTCGGCGGGCTCCAAGCAGCCCTACGAGCACAAGCCCCATCTGCCCCGCGAGGAGACGAAGAGCTCGCGCTCGATCTGCTTCAGCTCCGACGGCCGGTACTTCGCCTTCTCCAACGGCCAGGAGGTCAAGGTGCTGCAGGCAAGCCAGGACAGCGCCGCCAGCTGGCCGGTCAAGTGCGTCCTGCCCAGGCCCAAGGCCTTCTACCTCCAGTTCTCGCCACGTGGCAGTTACCTGTGCACCTGGGAGCACTATGCCATCACAAAGGACCGACCGGAGGGCTCGCCCAATCTGCTCGTCTACGAGGTGGCCACCGGCGCCGAGGTGTTCGCCATCGTTCAGAAGAACCAGACCGACTGGCAGCCCTCCTGGTCGGCGGACGAGTCCATCTTCGCCCTGGTCGTCGGAGGCGAGGCTCTCTTCTATGACCTCGGCGAGGGAACCGACAAGGGGTTCGCCACCACGTCGCGCAAGATCGGTGGCAGTCGCGGCGGAATGCTGTCGCTGGGCCCCGGCAACTGTCCGCCCTTCCTGGCCTTCTACACGCCGGGCGCCAAGGGGGCGCCCTCCATGTGCAAGCTGTACAAGTACCCGGCACTTGGCCAGAACCAGACCGTCGCCTGCAAGAGCTTCTTCCAAGCGGACCGCGTCGAGATGCTGTGGAACAAGCGCGGCAGCGGACTGCTGCTCCTGACCAGCACGGAGGTGGACAAGAGCGGCGCCTCCTACTACGGCAACCAGGCGGTGCACTTCATGGCCACCAAGGGCGACACGTGCTCCGTGCCCCTCTCCAAGGAGGGTCCGGTGCACTGCGTCAAGTGGAGTCCCAAGGCAACTGAGTTTGTGGTCGTCTACGGGTTCATGCCCTCCAAGGCGGCCCTCTACAACCTCAAGTGCGATGTGGTCTTCGACTTTGGCGAGGGTCCGCGCAACTGCGCCTACTTCAATCCGTTCGGCAATCTCATTGTGCTCGCCGGCTTCGGCAACCTGCCCGGTGCCGTCGAGGTGTGGGATGTGTCCAAACGCGAGAGGCTGGCGAACCTCAAGTGCGCCGACACCACGGTCTTTGAGTGGCATCCCAACGGGGAGTGGTTCGTCACGGCCACCACGGCGCCCAGGCTCCGCATCAGCAATGG GTTCAAGGTGTACCACTACTCGGGAGCCCTGCTGCACGAGACCATGTGGCCGCAGGGCCAGGAGCTGCTAGGCATCGAGTGGCAGCAGTTCGCGGACAAGACGTTCAGCGAGCCCAAGATCACCAAGGCCAAGCACGAGGGCATCAAGTCCAGCCAGCCGGAGGCCAGCAAGAAGGCCTACACACCGCCCCATCTGCGGCTGCTGAAGGAGGGCAAGAATCCGGAAAAGTACCTGCCCCAGCCGAGTGTTCCCGGACTAGCgccggcggcagcagcag GTGGTGCCAATGGAAACAAGAGgaacaacaagaacaagcCCCGGAGCGCTAGGAAGGATGTCATCGTTGTAAACGGCGGCGATGCGGATTGTGCCGCGGCCGAGGTCGCTGAACCAGCTGCTCCGGCTGCTGTGTCTGTGGCCGGAGAGGAGCCGAGGCAGCAGGCCACTCCCAGACAGAAACACCAGCAGGACAACGCGGCCGATCAGCACCAGAATCCGCAGGGAGAGGGCCAGGCCAATGGCCAGAACATCAGCGAGAAGGACCGCA TACGCAGCGTCGCCAAGAAGCTGTCGGACATCAAGAAGCTGAAGGTGCGCCGCAGCCAGGGCGAGACCTTGGAGCTGAACCAATTGAACAAGATTAAGATGGAAGCACGGTACCTGGACGAGCTCAAGGCTCTCAAGTTGTCGGCCTAG
- the LOC128259791 gene encoding LOW QUALITY PROTEIN: putative nuclease HARBI1 (The sequence of the model RefSeq protein was modified relative to this genomic sequence to represent the inferred CDS: deleted 1 base in 1 codon) yields the protein MKNWRLRHRKPRVYQTRPNFLEDMDDDEFIAKFRVSKATCSMLLQKIGGKMEHLTSRNYALSPEDKLLLALRYYACGKFLVTLGDFCKVSTSSACRAVKEVSFNIAAMSREYIKFGDPDDVVEGLQKLSNFPNVMGAIGCTHIRIKSPGQREDEEYRNRKGHFTLKVQAVSSAQLIIQDLVARWPGSTPNSTIFENSRLKQRWESGEFENSVLLGNGYKSSKYMMTPVAKPTTEAEKRYNESQIATVNIVSRCFEAWKRRFPVLSYGMRIHVDTAKVVIVACAVLHNIAIQEKDPLPPKDEDSSPESFGDDEEIDDIVDASDGFHRNDFIIKYFDR from the exons ATGAAGAATTGGAGATTACGACATCGTAAGCCCCGGGTATACCAAACGAGGCCCAACTTTTTGGAGGATATGGACGATGATGAGTTTATAGCTAAATTCCGGGTTTCGAAGGCTACTTGCTCGAtgcttttacaaaaaataggAGGGAAGATGGAGCACCTGACATCCAG AAACTACGCTCTGAGTCCGGAGGACAAACTATTGTTGGCCCTACGATACTATGCCTGTGGAAAGTTTTTAGTGACCCTCGGGGACTTCTGCAAAGTGAGCACATCCTCCGCTTGTCGAGCCGTAAAAGAGGTTTCCTTCAACATTGCCGCCATGTCCAGGGAGTACATCAAGTTTGGCGATCCCGATGACGTTGTGGAAGGACTCCAAAAGCTGTCCAATTTTCCTAATGTGATGGGGGCCATTGGGTGCACCCACATTCGGATCAAATCCCCAGGGCAGAGAGAAGATGAGGAATACCGCAACCGGAAAGGCCACTTCACATTGAAGGTCCAGGCCGTTTCCAGTGCGCAGTTGATTATCCAA GATTTGGTGGCCAGGTGGCCTGGCTCAACCCCAAACAGCACCATCTTCGAAAACAGTCGATTGAAACAGCGATGGGAAAGCGGTGAATTCGAAAATAGTGTTCTTCTGGGCAATGGCTACAAGTCAAGCAAGTACATGATGACCCCCGTTGCTAAGCCCACCACGGAGGCGGAAAAACGTTACAATGAGTCCCAGATCGCCACTGTCAACATAGTTTCCAGGTGTTTTGAGGCTTGGAAACGACGGTTTCCGGTTCTGTCCTACGGAATGCGCATCCATGTTGATACTGCCAAAGTGGTCATCGTTGCCTGTGCGGTGCTCCACAACATAGCCATCCAGGAAAAAGATCCACTGCCCCCCAAGGATGAGGATTCGTCACCGGAGTCGTTTGGGGATGACGAGGAAATCGATGACATAGTGGATGCCTCCGATGGGTTTCACAGAAACGATTTCATTATTAAGTATTTCGATAGGTAA
- the LOC128259792 gene encoding uncharacterized protein LOC128259792, whose translation MKRHRNQFKRGQNFSTDEEFLLITLAAEQRKIFENKRCDSVTWKAKELAWENLAATYSIKSGIKRSGHSLRAKYESLKKKLSGGLPQWQPPTISVSEKLKAILGDDDTGGENSDSDCVMTETPSEGPSGSYVDLIDFIEENSDENVASKTRNSTLVAPPRSPSARTGPKRCEMSSLLEEEKLRLIRAQRTFYEQENIRAQEKHLEEMATLSAKRELLCLEIAEKKQKLSDAPKD comes from the exons ATGAAGAGGCATAGAAACCAGTTCAAGCGGGGTCAAAATTTTAGTACGGACGAAGAGTTTTTGCTCATCACTTTAGCCGCCGAGCAGAGAAAgattttcgaaaataaaagATGCGACTCTGTGACCTGGAAAGCAAAGGAGTTAGCCTGGGAAAATCTGGCGGCCACCTATTCGATCAAATCTGGGATTAAGCGCTCCGGTCACAGCTTAAGAGCCAAGTACGAGagtttaaaaaagaaactgaGCGGTGGGCTTCCCCAATGGCAGCCGCCCACAATTTCCGTTTCCGAAAAACTCAAGGCAATACTTGGAGATGACGACACGGGTGGCGAAAACTCTGACAGTGATT GTGTTATGACTGAGACGCCGTCGGAGGGTCCTTCGGGATCTTATGTGGATTTGATCGATTTCATTGAGGAGAACTCTGATGAGAATGTGGCTTCCAAGACAAGGAATTCGACACTGGTTGCACCACCTAGAAGTCCGTCTGCCAGAACAGGACCCAAAAGATGTGAAATGAGCAGTCTATTGGAAGAGGAAAAATTGCGATTGATCAGGGCACAGCGTACTTTCTACGAGCAGGAAAATATTCGAGCACAGGAAAAGCATCTGGAGGAAATGGCAACCTTGAGTGCGAAACGCGAGCTACTTTGCTTAGAAATagctgaaaaaaaacaaaaactctcT GATGCTCCAAAGGATTGA